In Oncorhynchus kisutch isolate 150728-3 linkage group LG11, Okis_V2, whole genome shotgun sequence, the genomic stretch gtcagatatgacccTGGTCACTGAACGCTGCTTTAACACCACTGGGTGATgctgtctgtcagatatgacccTGGTCACTGAACACTACTTTAACACCACTAGGTGATgctgtctgtcagatatgacccTGGTCACTGAACACTGCTTTAACACCACTGGGTGATgctgtctgtcagatatgacccTGGTCACTGAACACTCCTTTAACACCACTGGGTGATgctgtctgtcagatatgacccTGGTCACTGAACGCTGCTTTAACACCACTGGGTGATgctgtctgtcagatatgacccTGGTCACTGAACACTACTTTAACACCACTAGGTGATgctgtctgtcagatatgacccTGGTCACTGAACACTGCTTTAACACCACTGGGTGATgctgtctgtcagatatgacccTGGTCACTGAACACTGCTTTAACACCACTAGGTGATgctgtctgtcagatatgacccTGGTCACTGAACACTACTTTAACACCACTGGGTGATgctgtctgtcagatatgacccTGGTCACTGAACGCTGCTTTAACACCACTGGGTGATgctgtctgtcagatatgacccTGGTCACTGAACACTGCTTTAACACCACTGGGTGATgctgtctgtcagatatgacccTGGTCACTGAACACTACTTTAACACCAGTGGGTGATgctgtctgtcagatatgacccTGGTCACTGAACACTACTTTAACACCACTAGGTGATgctgtctgtcagatatgacccTGGTCACTGAACGCTGCTTTAACACCACTGGGTGATgctgtctgtcagatatgacccTGGTCACTGAACGCTCCTTTAACACCACTGGGTGATgctgtctgtcagatatgacccTGGTCACTGAACGCTCCTTTAACACCACTGGGTGATgctgtctgtcagatatgacccTGGTCACTGAACGCTGCGTTAACACCACTAGGTGATgctgtctgtcagatatgacccTGGTCACTGAACACTACTTTAACACCACTGGGTGATgctgtctgtcagatatgacccTGGTCACTGAACACTACTTTAACACCACTGGGTGATgctgtctgtcagatatgacccTGGTCACTGAACACTACTTTAACACCACTGGGTGATgctgtctgtcagatatgacccTGGTCACTGAACGCTGCTTTAACACCACTGGGTGATgctgtctgtcagatatgacccTGGTCACTGAACACTACTTTAACACCACTGGGTGATgctgtctgtcagatatgacccTGGTCACTGAACACTACTTTAACACCACTGGGTGATgctgtctgtcagatatgacccTGGTCACTGAACACTACTTTAACACCACTGGGTGATgctgtctgtcagatatgacccTGGTCACTGAACGCTGCTTTAACACCACTGGGTGATactgtctgtcagatatgacccTGGTCACTGAACACTACTTTAACTCCACTGGCAGGGTGGTGGGGGGTACAGGTAGATATATCTCCATATCCTGTGGTGTCAGGCAGGGTGGTGGGGGGTACAGATAGATATATCTCCATGTCCTGTGGTGTCAGGCAGGGTGGTGGGGGGTACAGATATGTACCCCCCATGTCCCTAATCCCATTAACAGATGGCAGTAGGATAACACTGCTGTCAGTCCTGTCCTCCAGTCAGAAGGCTCagctgtgtgtctggtgtgttatCCAGTAGAGTGTTGTGTGTTCTGGAACTGGAACATTGAATGATACAGGGCTAATCCCGCCTCCTGATGTCAAAGCATCATAATCATCATGGCCACTGTTCATAACTGGTTGTCAGAAGCCAGAGAGGACAATCATTTGTGTCGTTTTGTCTGGGGACACTGTCTACCCGTTGTTTACTTGGTATGTTCTTGATTttgggttggggtcaattccatttctattttaaatgtaatttactTCCTACTGacggaatttaaatggaattgacccgtCATGGTCTTCCTGTCTCACACAACAGTAATGTATTATCATGCAATAAATGTATAACAGAGGGTATAACATTGACGGTGATGATGAcaacgatgatgatgatggtgtgtgtCAGGGCCGTACGGTTTGGGAGAGGGACCAGCGCTGTCGCAGGCGGAGCTTCATGCCAGTGAGTTTCCTGGAGGACGACACAGTGGACTTCCCTGATGAGCTGGACACCTCCTTCTTTGCTTGGGTGagtaacatacacacacctgtcccaTCACACATTCATGTACAGATACCACATACACCTTTTCACATcttttcctactcctcctcctccttttcctctcctctcgtttcctcctcctcctcctcctcctcctcctcctcctcctcctcctcctctacctccttcttctcctctcctctcgtttcctcctcctcctcctcctcctcctcctcctcctcctcctcctcctcctcctcctcctccttcttctcctctcctctcgtttcctcctcctcctcctcctcctcctccttcttctcctctcctctcgtttcctcctcctcctcctcctcctcctcctcctcattcttctcctctcctctcatttcctcctcctcctcctcctcctcctcctcctcctcctcttccttctcctctcctctcgtttcctcctcctccttcttctcctctcctctcgtttcaacctcctcctcctcctctcctctcatttcctcctcctcctcctcctctacctccttcttctcctctcctctcgtttcctcctcctcctcctcctcctcctcctcctcctcctcctccttcttctcctctcctctcgtttccttctcctcctcctcctctcctctcatttcctcctcctcctcctcattcttctcctctcctctcatttcctcctcctcctcctcctcctcctcctcctctcctctcgtttcctcctcctcctcctctcctctcatttcctcctccttctcctcctcctccttcttctcctctcctctcgtttcctcctcctcctctcctccatgcaggatggtttgaggagaggagatgaggagctgTCTACCTATGCAGACGATGTGTTTGACTCTCCGTCTGAGGCCGCCATTAAAGAGGAGGAGTCTAACACAGCTGCAGGTGAGAGTGACCTCACAGGTGGCGCCCTGGACAAGAACGAACTGGAGAGGAGTCACCTAATGATGTgagtttaacacacacacacacagacagacatacacacagacacacagacagacacacacacagacacacacagagacacacagacagacacaaacaagtTGTTGCTGCTACTGTAGCCTGTTTTCACCTAACACACACCCTCTTCTgaccctttctctcttcttcGCTACCAtatctttctcattctctctctctctctctgtctgtctgtctctctctctttttctatttatctctctctctctctccctctctcctcctcctcctccctccacctctcaatTGATCAACAGACCCCTAGAAAGAGGCTGGCGTAAGGGTAAAGAACCTGGGCCGTCTCTGGTCCATCCCAAGGTGCGTCTGCAGCAGGAGGTGGTGAGTGTGAGTGGGCAGCGACGGGGCCAGCGGATCACAGTGCCTGTCAAGAAGCTCTTCGCCAGGGAGAAGAGGCCCTACGGCCTAGGCATGGTGGGACGGCTCACCAACAGAACCTACCGCAAACGCATCGACAGCTTCGTCCAGCAGCAGATAGAGGACATGGACGACCACAGGTACACTTTATCGTCTTAGAGGATTTTCAGATTCTTGAATTTATATTTCAAATTCAAAATTTGCTACATGGCTGTGCAATTGACTTCAACTCTGGCATGGTCACATAGTTGCACTTTAACATGGTCACATGTCTAACATGTTACGATACTACAGGAGAAGAGCCCAGTCACAGCCGTAGCAGAGGTAGCAGCTGTGTCTGAGTTGGCCCCAGATAAGATACAGCATCACAGGATAGtgtagaccagtggttcccaaacgttaCTGTACTATGACTCACATGAAAGCACCTTTCCTTCTGGCTGACCTGGCCTCTAGATACAGCAGGACTGTGTGACTCACTCCCGAGTCCCCGGCGCTCCATGTGGGGAAAAATGGTGTACGCAGGTGTACACTACAAACTGTTCTCCCAGTCGCTGCAGCTGTTTTCAGTGGGAAGCCCACACTGACATAGTGAGGTACTGTTTCTAACAGAGGAGACAAGCTGGTATACTATCTGGGATACCTTATTCATATTGTGTGTCTCTGCAGGCCTTTCTTCACCTACTGGATCATGTTTGTCCACCTGTTGATcaccatgttgactgtgtgtctgtacgGCATTGCCCCTGTTGGCTTCTCCCAGCACGAGACTGTCGACTCGGTCAGTACAccgattgttttatactgtagtTTGGGTTCTACAAGTTACAGTGGCGGGTGTATCGTCGTTGCTATGAAGGTTGTGCCTTGTGTGATGAGCGATCCTTTGAATCCGTGTGGTATGTCTGTGTATTTGACTTTGTCAACCCTTTGgtatttcccctctctctctttaggtatTGAGAAATAAAGGTGTTCATGAAAATGTCAAGTTTGTGCAACAAGAAAACTTTTGGGTGGGACCAAATTCGGTTAGTGTAGCTTTCTTTTTTTAGGCGAATGGACTTCGTTTGATCATTTAAACCTCAATGTCAGCGACAGAATGAGACCTTGTCTGTGTTCTGACTGCACATCCTCCCCCTGGCCTGCAGGAGGCGCTGATCCACCTGGGGGCTAAATTCTCCCCCTGCATGCGTCAGGACCAGCAGGTCCATGACCTGAtccaggagaagagaggaagagagagggactcTGCCTGCTGTGTGAGGAACGACCGCTCCGGCTGTCTCCAGACTTCACAGCAGGAGTGCTCTGTGAGTCACCCTGGTGTTAGACTAATGTTAGAGTCTTGTACTGGTTAACGTCCTACGAGatctgatatctctctctctctctctctctctctctctctctctctctctctctctctctctctctctctctctctctctctctctctgtctctgtgtctctctctctctctctgtctctccatctctctctttctctctcccctgttctctctctccagtctactCTAGCAGTGTGGGTGAAGTGGCCTCATCACCCCAGTGCTCCTCTCCTGAAGGGGAAGGTCCGTCAGCACGGCTCAGTCTGCCACCAGGACCCCAGGTAATAGGACCCCAGGTAATCTCTTCTTCTgtatctcctcttccctctattcctctaacattctttcctctgttcctctccttccAGGATCTGCCTGGAGCCAGCCTCTGTATCGCCTCACGAGTGGCCTGATGACATCACCAAGTGGCCAGTGTGTACCAGGTACAACCCAGGCAACCACACTAACCTCCCCCACGTAGACTGTGCCATCGCAGGACGGCCCTGCTGCATCGGGACCAAAGGAAGGTAAGGACTCTGTTTGTTCTGTCTCTGCAGCTATTGTCGCTGCGATGTTGTTGTGATGTAatcctgtgtgttgtgtgtgcaggCTGCTATTATTTGTTAATGTTGTAAGAACgttatgtgtgtgttgtaataaTGTAATGTGTTATGTGTTCAGGTGTGAGATCACGTCCAGAGAGTACTGTGACTTTATGAAGGGCTACTTCCACGAGGAGGCTACTCTCTGCTCCCAGGTGGCCTGTCTGGATGATGTGTGTGGATTACTGCCTTTCCTCAACCCTGAGATCCCAGACCAGTTCTACAGACTCTggctctctctattcctccatgCTGGGTAAGACTGGAACTCCCCCAGAATCATCCGTCATGGTGTTGTGTCTTTTTCAGGGTTTCTCCCGCATTACTAAtgtataacgtgtgtgtgtgtgtgtgtgtgtgtaggatccTGCACTGCCTGGTGTCGGTGCTGTTCCAGATGACCATCCTGAGGGACTTAGAgaagctggctggctggctgaggatCTCTATCATCTACATTGTCTCTGGAATCACTGGAAACCTGGCCAGCGCCATCTTCCTCCCCTACAGAGCTGAGGTAAATACTGTAGATACACTGTACCGTACATATCTACCCTACAGAGCTGAGGTAAATACTGTAGATACACTGTACCATGATACCTGCCCTACAGAGCTGAGGTAAATACTGTAGATACACTGTACCATGATACCTGCCCTACAGAGCTGAGGTAAATACTGTAGATACACTGTACCATGATACCTGCCCTACAGAGCTGAGGTAAATACTGTAGATACACTGTACCATGATACCTACCCTACAGAGCTGAGGTAAATACTGTAGATACACTGTACCATGATACCTGCCCTACAGAGCTGAGGTAAATACTGTAGATACACTGTACCATGATACCTGCCCTACAGAGCTGAGGTAAATACTGTAGATACACTGTACCATGATACCTACCCTACAGAGCTGAGGTAAATACTGTAGATACACTGTACCATGATACCTGCCCTACAGAGCTGAGGTAAATACTGTAGATACACTGTACCATGATACCTGCCCTACAGAGCTGAGGTAAATACTGTAGATACACTGTACCATGATACCTGTCCTACAGAGCTGAGGTAAATACTGTAGATACACTGTACCATGATACCTGCCCTACAGAGCTGAGGTAAATACTGTAGATACACTGTACCATGATACCTGCCCTACAGAGCTGAGGTAAATACTGTAGATACACTGTACCATGATACCTGCCCTACAGAGCTGAGGTAAATACTGTAGATACACTGTACCATGATACCTGCCCTACAGAGCTGAGGTAAATACTGTAGATACACTGTACCATGATACCTACCCTACAGAGCTGAGGTAAATACTGTAGATACACTGTACCATGATACCTACCCTACAGAGCTGAGGTAAAATACACTCCCGCTcccactctcccttcctccccaggTGGGTCCAGCAGGCTCTCAGTTTGGTATTCTGGCCTGTCTGTTTGTTGAGCTGTTCCAGAGCTGGCAGATCCTGGAGTGTCCTTGGAGGGCTTTCACCAAGCTGCTGTGTGTCGTCCTCTTCCTGTTCTCCTTTGGCCTGCTGCCCTGGATAGACAACTTCGCCCACATCTCCGGATTCATCTCTGGACTCTTCCTCTCCTTCGCCTTCCTGCCATACATCAGGTGAGAAGTTTGTTGATTTCgtgacattttttgtttgttgggaTGT encodes the following:
- the LOC109900013 gene encoding inactive rhomboid protein 1 isoform X3, whose protein sequence is MAEPSQPQEGSSLQRKKPPWLRVDIPPQLSLDEPLTLIQPVKRQGFLQSVSMPCEITQSGIATFDPSNYLRPPLQRQPSITETIKRGTAAWFGVSKENDSTQRWRRKSLQHCNLRYGRLKAQVMREMELSSQDNLSLTSTETPPPLYLPPHHHPYGMQRIVDPLARGRAFRLVEEVDGYSVPQTPFTPGATSLCSFSSSRSALNRLPRRRKRESVAVMSFKATAALVKGRTVWERDQRCRRRSFMPVSFLEDDTVDFPDELDTSFFAWDGLRRGDEELSTYADDVFDSPSEAAIKEEESNTAAGESDLTGGALDKNELERSHLMIPLERGWRKGKEPGPSLVHPKVRLQQEVVSVSGQRRGQRITVPVKKLFAREKRPYGLGMVGRLTNRTYRKRIDSFVQQQIEDMDDHRPFFTYWIMFVHLLITMLTVCLYGIAPVGFSQHETVDSVLRNKGVHENVKFVQQENFWVGPNSEALIHLGAKFSPCMRQDQQVHDLIQEKRGRERDSACCVRNDRSGCLQTSQQECSSTLAVWVKWPHHPSAPLLKGKVRQHGSVCHQDPRICLEPASVSPHEWPDDITKWPVCTRYNPGNHTNLPHVDCAIAGRPCCIGTKGRCEITSREYCDFMKGYFHEEATLCSQVACLDDVCGLLPFLNPEIPDQFYRLWLSLFLHAGILHCLVSVLFQMTILRDLEKLAGWLRISIIYIVSGITGNLASAIFLPYRAEVGPAGSQFGILACLFVELFQSWQILECPWRAFTKLLCVVLFLFSFGLLPWIDNFAHISGFISGLFLSFAFLPYISFGRSDMYRKRVQICVFLLVFLGLFSGLAVLFYVHQVKCEWCEYLTCIPLTDKFCDKYDLNAHLH
- the LOC109900013 gene encoding inactive rhomboid protein 1 isoform X1, which translates into the protein MAEPSQPQEGSSLQRKKPPWLRVDIPPQLSLDEPLTLIQPVKRQGFLQSVSMPCEITQSGIATFDPSNYLRPPLQRQPSITETIKSGKRVHFRRVNTVPHKGQKGPRLVSVLRRSSCVPKLVTRRRSSIPKQIIKGTAAWFGVSKENDSTQRWRRKSLQHCNLRYGRLKAQVMREMELSSQDNLSLTSTETPPPLYLPPHHHPYGMQRIVDPLARGRAFRLVEEVDGYSVPQTPFTPGATSLCSFSSSRSALNRLPRRRKRESVAVMSFKATAALVKGRTVWERDQRCRRRSFMPVSFLEDDTVDFPDELDTSFFAWDGLRRGDEELSTYADDVFDSPSEAAIKEEESNTAAGESDLTGGALDKNELERSHLMIPLERGWRKGKEPGPSLVHPKVRLQQEVVSVSGQRRGQRITVPVKKLFAREKRPYGLGMVGRLTNRTYRKRIDSFVQQQIEDMDDHRPFFTYWIMFVHLLITMLTVCLYGIAPVGFSQHETVDSVLRNKGVHENVKFVQQENFWVGPNSEALIHLGAKFSPCMRQDQQVHDLIQEKRGRERDSACCVRNDRSGCLQTSQQECSSTLAVWVKWPHHPSAPLLKGKVRQHGSVCHQDPRICLEPASVSPHEWPDDITKWPVCTRYNPGNHTNLPHVDCAIAGRPCCIGTKGRCEITSREYCDFMKGYFHEEATLCSQVACLDDVCGLLPFLNPEIPDQFYRLWLSLFLHAGILHCLVSVLFQMTILRDLEKLAGWLRISIIYIVSGITGNLASAIFLPYRAEVGPAGSQFGILACLFVELFQSWQILECPWRAFTKLLCVVLFLFSFGLLPWIDNFAHISGFISGLFLSFAFLPYISFGRSDMYRKRVQICVFLLVFLGLFSGLAVLFYVHQVKCEWCEYLTCIPLTDKFCDKYDLNAHLH
- the LOC109900013 gene encoding inactive rhomboid protein 1 isoform X5 — protein: MEIQVGRWRYRGTAAWFGVSKENDSTQRWRRKSLQHCNLRYGRLKAQVMREMELSSQDNLSLTSTETPPPLYLPPHHHPYGMQRIVDPLARGRAFRLVEEVDGYSVPQTPFTPGATSLCSFSSSRSALNRLPRRRKRESVAVMSFKATAALVKGRTVWERDQRCRRRSFMPVSFLEDDTVDFPDELDTSFFAWDGLRRGDEELSTYADDVFDSPSEAAIKEEESNTAAGESDLTGGALDKNELERSHLMIPLERGWRKGKEPGPSLVHPKVRLQQEVVSVSGQRRGQRITVPVKKLFAREKRPYGLGMVGRLTNRTYRKRIDSFVQQQIEDMDDHRPFFTYWIMFVHLLITMLTVCLYGIAPVGFSQHETVDSVLRNKGVHENVKFVQQENFWVGPNSEALIHLGAKFSPCMRQDQQVHDLIQEKRGRERDSACCVRNDRSGCLQTSQQECSSTLAVWVKWPHHPSAPLLKGKVRQHGSVCHQDPRICLEPASVSPHEWPDDITKWPVCTRYNPGNHTNLPHVDCAIAGRPCCIGTKGRCEITSREYCDFMKGYFHEEATLCSQVACLDDVCGLLPFLNPEIPDQFYRLWLSLFLHAGILHCLVSVLFQMTILRDLEKLAGWLRISIIYIVSGITGNLASAIFLPYRAEVGPAGSQFGILACLFVELFQSWQILECPWRAFTKLLCVVLFLFSFGLLPWIDNFAHISGFISGLFLSFAFLPYISFGRSDMYRKRVQICVFLLVFLGLFSGLAVLFYVHQVKCEWCEYLTCIPLTDKFCDKYDLNAHLH
- the LOC109900013 gene encoding inactive rhomboid protein 1 isoform X2; this translates as MAEPSQPQEGSSLQRKKPPWLRVDIPPQLSLDEPLTLIQPVKRQGFLQSVSMPCEITQSGIATFDPSNYLRPPLQRQPSITETIKSGKRVHFRRVNTVPHKGQKGPRLVSVLRRSSCVPKLVTRRRSSIPKQIIKGTAAWFGVSKENDSTQRWRRKSLQHCNLRYGRLKAQIVDPLARGRAFRLVEEVDGYSVPQTPFTPGATSLCSFSSSRSALNRLPRRRKRESVAVMSFKATAALVKGRTVWERDQRCRRRSFMPVSFLEDDTVDFPDELDTSFFAWDGLRRGDEELSTYADDVFDSPSEAAIKEEESNTAAGESDLTGGALDKNELERSHLMIPLERGWRKGKEPGPSLVHPKVRLQQEVVSVSGQRRGQRITVPVKKLFAREKRPYGLGMVGRLTNRTYRKRIDSFVQQQIEDMDDHRPFFTYWIMFVHLLITMLTVCLYGIAPVGFSQHETVDSVLRNKGVHENVKFVQQENFWVGPNSEALIHLGAKFSPCMRQDQQVHDLIQEKRGRERDSACCVRNDRSGCLQTSQQECSSTLAVWVKWPHHPSAPLLKGKVRQHGSVCHQDPRICLEPASVSPHEWPDDITKWPVCTRYNPGNHTNLPHVDCAIAGRPCCIGTKGRCEITSREYCDFMKGYFHEEATLCSQVACLDDVCGLLPFLNPEIPDQFYRLWLSLFLHAGILHCLVSVLFQMTILRDLEKLAGWLRISIIYIVSGITGNLASAIFLPYRAEVGPAGSQFGILACLFVELFQSWQILECPWRAFTKLLCVVLFLFSFGLLPWIDNFAHISGFISGLFLSFAFLPYISFGRSDMYRKRVQICVFLLVFLGLFSGLAVLFYVHQVKCEWCEYLTCIPLTDKFCDKYDLNAHLH
- the LOC109900013 gene encoding inactive rhomboid protein 1 isoform X6; translated protein: MEIQVGRWRYRGTAAWFGVSKENDSTQRWRRKSLQHCNLRYGRLKAQIVDPLARGRAFRLVEEVDGYSVPQTPFTPGATSLCSFSSSRSALNRLPRRRKRESVAVMSFKATAALVKGRTVWERDQRCRRRSFMPVSFLEDDTVDFPDELDTSFFAWDGLRRGDEELSTYADDVFDSPSEAAIKEEESNTAAGESDLTGGALDKNELERSHLMIPLERGWRKGKEPGPSLVHPKVRLQQEVVSVSGQRRGQRITVPVKKLFAREKRPYGLGMVGRLTNRTYRKRIDSFVQQQIEDMDDHRPFFTYWIMFVHLLITMLTVCLYGIAPVGFSQHETVDSVLRNKGVHENVKFVQQENFWVGPNSEALIHLGAKFSPCMRQDQQVHDLIQEKRGRERDSACCVRNDRSGCLQTSQQECSSTLAVWVKWPHHPSAPLLKGKVRQHGSVCHQDPRICLEPASVSPHEWPDDITKWPVCTRYNPGNHTNLPHVDCAIAGRPCCIGTKGRCEITSREYCDFMKGYFHEEATLCSQVACLDDVCGLLPFLNPEIPDQFYRLWLSLFLHAGILHCLVSVLFQMTILRDLEKLAGWLRISIIYIVSGITGNLASAIFLPYRAEVGPAGSQFGILACLFVELFQSWQILECPWRAFTKLLCVVLFLFSFGLLPWIDNFAHISGFISGLFLSFAFLPYISFGRSDMYRKRVQICVFLLVFLGLFSGLAVLFYVHQVKCEWCEYLTCIPLTDKFCDKYDLNAHLH